From Cucumis melo cultivar AY chromosome 1, USDA_Cmelo_AY_1.0, whole genome shotgun sequence, a single genomic window includes:
- the LOC103495609 gene encoding probable WRKY transcription factor 31, with translation MAKPSGLSIDSDPFFLFLQFSFYPTQPPPPPLSPSPSWMPPLLPLLLLPSSFRLTSIPPSPIPTILLLLLLLLLLPPPPPPPPPAHRPFFDEMNFFPSDDKSRVLSTSHSNLTPTKLPFNNVNTGLNLLTTNSCSDQSMVDDGVSPNPEEKRVKNERAVLQAELERINSENLRLKDMLNQVTSNYQTLQMQFNTLIQTQKTEDVGDPIEENADGSGGGGNNNNNNNNNNTNISNKLVPRQFMDLGLATNMENDEESMSSSEGRSGERSRSPGNTGEVASKRHSPDQSSNWGSNNNNNNKVPKFSSSSGKEVDQTEATMRKARVSVRARSEAPMITDGCQWRKYGQKMAKGNPCPRAYYRCTMALGCPVRKQVQRCAEDKTILITTYEGNHNHPLPPAAMAMASTTSSAARMLLSGSMSSADGLMNSNFLARTLLPCSSSMATISASAPFPTVTLDLTQTPNPLFQRPAPGHFPIPFAAAAPPQTFPQIFGHALYNQSKFSGLQMSKDIEAPSPPPPTQNPFTDTLSVAGAAIASDPNFIAALATAMTSLIGGSHHQKENGNGSSNVDNKTSSNSQQ, from the exons ATGGCCAAACCAAGTGGACTCTCCATTGATTCAGATCCATTCTTCCTCTtccttcaattttctttttatcccACTCAACCACCACCACCGCCCCTCTCCCCCTCCCCCTCATGGATGCCGCCGCTCCTTCCCCTTCTCCTCCTCCCCTCCAGTTTCCGGTTAACCTCAATTCCACCCTCCCCGATCCCCACgattctcctcctcctcctcctcctcctcctcctcccccCCCCTCCGCCGCCTCCGCCTCCTGCCCACCGCCCCTTCTTCGACGAAATGAACTTCTTCCCCTCCGATGATAAATCCCGAGTCCTTTCTACTTCTCACTCCAATCTTACTCCCACCAAACTCCCCTTCAATAATGTTAAT ACCGGGTTGAATCTCTTGACGACCAACTCGTGTAGCGATCAATCCATGGTGGATGATGGAGTTTCACCAAACCCAGAagaaaaaagagtgaaaaacgAG AGAGCAGTCCTTCAAGCTGAATTGGAGAGGATAAACTCAGAGAATCTAAGATTAAAAGACATGTTAAATCAAGTGACGAGCAATTACCAAACTCTACAGATGCAATTCAATACACTAAtacaaacccagaaaacagaagACGTCGGTGACCCAATTGAGGAAAACGCCGACGGCAGTGGTGGCGGAgggaataataataacaacaacaacaacaataatacaAATATTAGTAATAAACTGGTGCCGAGACAATTTATGGATCTTGGATTAGCTACCAATATGGAGAACGATGAGGAGTCGATGTCTTCGTCAGAAGGAAGGAGTGGGGAGCGCTCCCGGTCGCCGGGAAACACCGGAGAAGTAGCATCGAAACGGCATAGCCCAGATCAATCTTCCAATTGGGGTtccaataacaataataataataaagttccAAAATTCAGTTCTTCATCGGGTAAAGAAGTGGATCAAACTGAAGCTACTATGAGAAAGGCTAGAGTCTCCGTTCGAGCCAGATCAGAAGCACCCATG ATAACAGATGGATGTCAATGGAGAAAATATGGACAAAAAATGGCGAAGGGAAACCCTTGTCCACGAGCTTACTATCGTTGCACAATGGCTCTCGGCTGCCCGGTTAGGAAACAA GTACAAAGATGTGCAGAAGACAAAACAATATTGATAACAACCTACGAAGGAAACCACAACCATCCATTGCCGCCGGCAGCCATGGCCATGGCATCTACCACATCATCGGCGGCAAGAATGCTTCTATCAGGATCCATGTCAAGTGCTGATGGTTTAATGAACTCCAACTTTTTAGCAAGAACCTTATTACCTTGTTCTTCAAGCATGGCTACAATCTCAGCCTCAGCTCCATTTCCCACCGTCACATTAGACCTAACTCAAACCCCTAATCCTTTATTCCAACGCCCAGCCCCTGGTCACTTCCCGATCCCATTCGCAGCGGCCGCTCCCCCTCAAACCTTCCCACAGATCTTTGGACATGCTTTATACAATCAATCAAAATTCTCCGGCCTCCAAATGTCTAAGGATATCGAAGCACCGTCTCCTCCCCCACCTACGCAAAATCCATTTACCGACACGTTGAGTGTGGCGGGTGCAGCCATCGCGTCTGACCCCAATTTCATTGCGGCCTTGGCAACAGCAATGACGTCGCTGATCGGGGGATCGCATCATCAGAAGGAGAATGGTAATGGCAGTAGTAATGTTGATAATAAAACAAGTAGCAACTCCCAACAGTAA
- the LOC103495610 gene encoding uncharacterized protein LOC103495610, whose protein sequence is MLFSIIRSSISSGSLLKTPSIISTPYKLSSSLSRFSVRSMASSSPFKKIQIQRDGTEFDAYVVGRDDAPAIVVLQEWWGVDYEIKNHAVKISGLGSGFKALIPDLYRGKVGLDAAEAQHLMDGLDWQGAVKDIHASVNWLKANGSKKVGVTGYCMGGALSIASSVLIPDVDAVVSFYGVPSSELADPAQAKAPIQAHFGELDSFVGFSDLTAAKKLEEKLKESGIPYEVHIYKGSGHAFMNRSEEGVKRRKNMGMNDEDDNAVELAWSRFESWMSKYLSA, encoded by the exons ATGTTATTTTCAATCATAAGGTCTTCGATTTCTTCAGGGTCACTTCTCAAAACCCCATCAATCATCTCTACTCCTTACAAGCTAAGCTCCTCACTTTCTCGCTTCTCAGTCCGCTCCATGGCTTCTTCTTCCCCTTTCAAGAAAATCCAAATTCAGAGAGATGGCACT GAATTTGATGCTTATGTTGTGGGGAGAGATGATGCCCCTGCCATTGTTGTGCTTCAAGAATGGTGGGGAGTGGATTATGAAATCAAGAATCATGCTGTGAAAATATCTGGGCTTGGATCTGGTTTCAAGGCACTTATTCCAGA TTTGTATCGAGGAAAGGTCGGGTTAGATGCTGCTGAAGCACAGCATCTGATGGATGGTCTCGACTGGCAAGGTGCTGTTAAGGATATCCATGCTTCAGTTAACTGGCTCAAGGCTAATGGCTCTAAGAAG GTTGGTGTAACTGGATACTGTATGGGGGGTGCACTTTCAATTGCAAGTTCTGTTTTGATTCCTGATGTTGATGCTGTTGTTTCATTCTACGGAGTTCCTTCATCAGAGCTTGCAGATCCTGCCCAAGCTAAGGCACCCATTCAGGCTCATTTCGGAGAGCTTGATTCTTTCGTTGGCTTCTCTGATTTGACG GCTGCCAAGAAACTAGAGGAAAAGCTGAAAGAATCAGGAATTCCATATGAGGTGCATATATATAAAGGAAGTGGACATGCTTTCATGAACCGATCCGAAGAAGGTGTGAAGAGGAGGAAGAACATGGGAATGAATGACGAGGACGATAATGCAGTCGAACTTGCTTGGTCTCGATTCGAATCCTGGATGTCAAAATACCTCTCAGCTTGA
- the LOC103495611 gene encoding putative pentatricopeptide repeat-containing protein At1g10330, whose product MSHSSEWLLQLLQRFLKNSTKIPQIHALLLTQGHLFNNSQTSSNPKCLTTLLYNTLIRAYLTLNRPRFALLLYTQMLSQQTKPNFHTFPSIIKSATIYSPLLPKLIHAHAFKIGVLTDPVVLTSFVSSYGDLRELGNARKVFDEITDPCIVAFNSMLDAFVKNGDLGSAVFMFRYMPERDVVSWTSVVNGFWWNGRFLEALWFFQMMMMSGSVKPNEATYVSVLSSCANLDAEGVLCRGKEVHAYIIRNEGEFSVFIGTALIDFYGKMGLLGCARTVFNQMKKREVCTWNAMISSFASNSRETEALDLFATMKVEGIHPNEVTFVAILTACARGKLVKLGLQLFQSMLYDFSIVPITEHYVCVVDLLGKAGLLREATEIIESMPFDPDASVLGALLSACKIHGAIELGNEVGRRLLVMQPRHCGRYVTLASMNAGAEKWNRAAVIRSVMADARIQKTPAYSRVDPMQNLVLISPS is encoded by the coding sequence ATGTCACACTCCTCCGAGTGGTTACTTCAACTTCTTCAACGATTCCTCAAGAACTCAACTAAAATCCCACAAATTCACGCCCTTCTACTCACCCAAGGCCATCTCTTCAACAATTCCCAAACTTCCTCTAATCCAAAATGCCTCACCACCCTTCTTTACAACACTCTCATCAGAGCCTATCTAACCTTAAACCGCCCTCGTTTTGCCCTCCTTCTCTACACCCAAATGCTCTCCCAACAGACCAAACCCAACTTCCACACTTTCCCTTCAATCATCAAATCCGCCACCATTTATTCCCCTCTTCTCCCCAAATTGATCCACGCACATGCTTTCAAGATTGGCGTTCTCACCGACCCCGTTGTCCTGACATCCTTTGTTTCCTCTTACGGGGACCTTCGTGAACTGGGTAATGCACGTAAGGTGTTTGATGAAATTACCGATCCTTGTATTGTTGCATTTAACTCTATGCTTGATGCTTTTGTCAAAAATGGGGACTTGGGTTCTGCTGTTTTCATGTTTAGGTACATGCCAGAGCGTGATGTGGTTTCTTGGACTAGTGTCGTTAATGGGTTTTGGTGGAATGGGCGCTTTCTTGAGGCTCTCTGGTTTTTtcagatgatgatgatgagtGGTTCGGTTAAGCCAAATGAAGCTACTTATGTGAGTGTACTTTCTTCTTGTGCTAATTTAGATGCTGAAGGAGTTCTTTGTCGTGGGAAAGAAGTACATGCTTACATTATTAGAAATGAGGGTGAGTTTAGTGTTTTTATAGGGACGGCGTTGATAGATTTTTATGGGAAGATGGGATTATTAGGATGTGCGAGAACTGTTTTTAATCAAATGAAGAAAAGGGAGGTCTGCACTTGGAATGCAATGATCTCTTCATTTGCATCCAATAGTAGAGAAACAGAGGCATTAGACCTATTTGCCACTATGAAGGTTGAAGGAATACATCCTAATGAGGTTACATTTGTTGCGATTCTCACAGCGTGTGCTCGTGGCAAGCTCGTCAAATTGGGATTGCAGTTATTCCAATCAATGTTGTACGATTTCTCAATTGTACCAATTACTGAGCATTACGTATGTGTGGTTGATCTCTTAGGCAAAGCAGGGCTTTTGCGAGAGGCAACTGAAATCATAGAGTCCATGCCATTTGACCCGGATGCTTCTGTTTTGGGAGCTCTTTTGAGTGCGTGTAAAATTCATGGAGCCATTGAACTGGGGAATGAAGTGGGAAGAAGATTGCTTGTGATGCAGCCACGACATTGTGGTCGGTATGTGACTTTGGCGAGTATGAATGCTGGAGCGGAGAAATGGAATCGTGCTGCAGTTATAAGAAGTGTAATGGCAGACGCCAGGATTCAGAAAACTCCAGCATATAGTAGAGTAGATCCAATGCAAAATTTGGTGCTAATATCACCCTCTTGA
- the LOC103495612 gene encoding cellulose synthase-like protein B4, with amino-acid sequence MFNSSALYQKLSIKKPIQTSLELLILILAISLLLYRLLHLKSHGLLWLLAFFSELCFTFDWFLYILLNWSPVDYKTYPQHFKQVPEVPPVDVLVTTADWKLEPSIMVVNTVLSLLAVDYPAGKLSCYVSDDGGSPVLLYALVEASNFAKIWVPFCKKYHVQVRAPFRYFSSKSPSADGHEFRQEEKRMKDEYERLCERIEAAEENPMVYETSKYYEAFKNTDKKNHPTIIKILLENKGNDSNGISNLVYVAREKRPNQPHYYKAGALNVLTRVSGVMTNAPFIVNIDCDMYVNNPNVVVEAMCILLGAEEQESIFVQFPQIFYNLPKDDPFGCQLITLFQTLLRGMAGIQGPLFGGCNCFHRRKTIYTLNSSQNKTGKIEENFGESEELTKSANEILRGVQFNGPPQTINLSTSIQSAYQVASADYENNTAWGLKVGWLYGSMTEDILTGIKIHSKGWKSVLLQPNPPAFLGLAPTGGPDALTQRKRWVTGSLEILVCKTSPLLAFFLTRLTLRQCLAYTYFLTRSLYAIPELVYVILPAYAILTNSHFLPSVQDTALLATFVPIFILYHSLSVCVYLQCGLSVRAWWNNVKMEMISTTSSYVFGILSLVLKLFGISEAVFEVTPKGQSNNVDDKEDDRNVGKFVFNESPLFIIGTAVVLLHLMALASSLLVTVGILQPPSSSDGRRGSGIGEILGCVWVLMALSPFLRGLFAKGKYGIPFPTICKSASLILLFVPFYKWLL; translated from the exons ATGTTCAATTCCTCGGCTCTCTACCAAAAGCTGTCCATCAAAAAACCCATACAAACATCTCTTGAACTTCTCATTTTGATCCTCGCCATTTCCCTTCTTCTTTACCGTCTCCTTCACCTCAAATCCCATGGCCTCCTTTGGCTTCTCGCCTTCTTCTCCGAGCTCTGTTTCACCTTCGACTGGTTTCTCTACATTCTTTTAAATTGGAGTCCCGTCGACTACAAAACATACCCTCAACACTTCAAACA aGTACCGGAAGTTCCTCCGGTGGACGTGCTGGTGACGACGGCGGATTGGAAGCTTGAGCCGTCGATTATGGTGGTCAACACGGTGTTGTCTCTGTTGGCCGTGGATTATCCGGCTGGAAAACTTAGTTGCTATGTCTCCGACGATGGGGGATCTCCGGTTTTGCTTTACGCTCTTGTTGAAGCCTCGAATTTTGCTAAAATTTGGGTTCCTTTCTGTAAGAAGTATCATGTCCAAGTTAGAGCTCCGTTTAGATACTTCTCCAGTAAGTCTCCATCCGCCGACGGCCATGAATTCCGACAGGAGGAGAAGAGGATGAAG GACGAATACGAACGACTTTGTGAGAGAATTGAAGCTGCGGAAGAGAACCCAATGGTATACGAAACTTCTAAATACTATGAAGCTTTTAAAAACACAGACAAGAAGAATCATCCGACCATTATTAAG ATTTTATTAGAAAACAAAGGAAATGATTCAAATGGGATATCAAATTTGGTATATGTAGCTAGAGAAAAACGACCAAATCAACCTCATTACTACAAAGCTGGTGCTTTGAATGTTTTG acaAGGGTATCAGGTGTGATGACAAATGCGCCATTTATAGTGAATATAGATTGCGATATGTATGTCAACAACCCAAATGTTGTGGTTGAGGCTATGTGCATTTTACTCGGAGCAGAAGAGCAAGAAAGCATTTTCGTACAATTCCCTCAAATATTTTACAACCTACCCAAAGATGATCCATTTGGATGTCAACTCATTACCCTCTTCCAA ACATTGTTACGTGGGATGGCAGGAATCCAAGGTCCTCTCTTTGGTGGATGTAATTGCTTTCATAGACGTAAAACCATTTATACATTGAATAGTTCACAAAATAAAACAG GAAAGATTGAAGAGAATTTTGGAGAATCAGAAGAGTTGACCAAGTCAGCCAATGAAATACTAAGAGGGGTGCAATTTAACGGACCCCCTCAAACGATAAATCTTTCTACTTCCATCCAATCCGCATATCAAGTAGCCAGTGCCGACTACGAAAATAACACTGCCTGGGGTTTAAAG GTGGGTTGGCTATATGGGTCAATGACAGAAGACATTCTGACCGGGATAAAGATCCATTCAAAAGGGTGGAAATCCGTATTGCTGCAGCCAAATCCACCTGCGTTTTTGGGGTTGGCTCCCACTGGTGGTCCTGATGCTCTTACCCAAAGAAAGAGATGGGTAACAGGCAGCTTGGAGATCTTGGTCTGTAAAACTAGTCCACTTTTAGCTTTTTTCTTAACCCGGCTCACCCTCAGACAATGCTTAGCTTACACATATTTTTTAACTAGAAGCCTCTACGCCATTCCTGAATTGGTTTATGTCATTCTTCCTGCCTATGCTATCCTCACCAACTCTCACTTCTTGCCTTCA GTCCAAGACACAGCTCTATTGGCAACGTTTGTACCCATCTTTATCCTTTACCACTCCCTTTCAGTATGTGTTTATCTTCAATGCGGCTTATCAGTTCGTGCATGGTGGAACAATGTAAAGATGGAAATGATCTCTACTACAAGTTCATATGTCTTTGGAATTTTGAGCCTTGTTCTAAAGCTCTTTGGTATTTCAGAAGCCGTGTTTGAAGTTACACCTAAAGGCCAATCTAATAATGTCGATGATAAAGAAGATGATCGCAACGTTGGAAAgtttgtttttaatgaatcgccACTGTTTATCATCGGTACAGCAGTGGTGCTATTGCACTTGATGGCGTTGGCATCGTCATTGTTGGTAACGGTCGGGATATTACAACCACCATCGTCCAGTGATGGACGACGAGGGTCCGGGATAGGAGAGATTTTGGGTTGTGTGTGGGTCTTAATGGCTCTCTCACCCTTTTTGAGAGGCTTGTTTGCTAAAGGGAAATATGGGATCCCTTTCCCCACCATATGTAAATCGGCTTCTTTGATATTGCTTTTTGTGCCCTTCTACAAATGGCTTCTTTGA